The following proteins come from a genomic window of Mariniflexile sp. TRM1-10:
- a CDS encoding right-handed parallel beta-helix repeat-containing protein gives MKMIIKPMLFVFTLTLFLTSCNNEELFVEDLTEVVTPNDPDGTTPEEDVDTTNPDASLPCDFDLNNLQPNQTVIINCTMDLGGATINVPSSVTIVYEGGDIINGTLNFLDNATISGELLNSTLTMGGAKPQLKDPAFEFNPKRWGIVEGETTSAIALKNRDILESMMVRVKDMGVTTFKIDKMDAYFEVSKVTSTTTNQNFYPSIEAINIPSDFNLFLTDNTHLRTYPNNASDGRLIAFRDVSNSSIKGGNLHGDRDEHDYSNHSKGEGGNHIMEVHGSNNILIDNVNMQMGSKGGLFINSINFTFQPDYIPSHHVTIKNCVFKDNRRMSVALTDGNNILFENNQFIDTALDRPNSDGGVVGFAVNIEAVRTRDEITGALILYERVYDVVFRGNSETGSRVGGLNIYTGENVIVENNEFENKVNWSYASSARIRNNTFKASTKSKVFPAINAGGSGDTVFDNQISGNNISGYDIGISAYHKNVKIFENNIENCLTGIQLKSISDSEIYNNNIFSNVPSSRGIMIHYTNANNINIYKNKISTITDNLFIDTLNQEVGQENYTVSLFENECISNASVTLSQAKGVVFENNTSNGKLQLTNTKEIKIVNNIIKSLNTHGILLMGENFNVHIEANSIFYPENTRFQCIYIASTNIINEIFQDSNSCN, from the coding sequence AGAAGACCTTACAGAGGTTGTGACACCTAACGATCCCGATGGCACTACGCCGGAGGAAGATGTTGATACTACCAATCCTGATGCCAGTTTACCTTGTGATTTTGATTTAAACAACTTACAGCCCAACCAAACCGTTATTATTAACTGTACTATGGATTTAGGTGGTGCTACCATCAACGTACCCTCTAGTGTTACTATTGTGTATGAAGGCGGCGATATTATAAACGGTACGCTTAATTTTTTGGATAACGCCACGATTTCTGGTGAACTTTTAAACAGTACCTTAACCATGGGTGGGGCCAAGCCTCAACTAAAAGACCCTGCTTTTGAATTTAACCCCAAACGTTGGGGAATTGTTGAAGGTGAAACGACTTCAGCAATTGCTTTAAAGAATAGAGATATTTTAGAATCTATGATGGTTCGTGTGAAAGACATGGGTGTTACTACTTTTAAAATAGATAAAATGGATGCTTATTTTGAAGTGAGTAAAGTAACTAGTACCACAACTAATCAAAATTTTTATCCAAGTATTGAAGCTATAAATATACCTTCTGATTTTAATTTGTTTTTGACAGATAACACACATCTTAGAACTTATCCAAATAATGCAAGTGATGGTAGGTTAATAGCTTTTAGAGATGTTTCTAATTCTTCAATAAAAGGAGGTAATCTTCATGGAGATCGCGATGAACACGACTATTCTAATCATAGTAAAGGCGAAGGCGGTAATCATATAATGGAAGTTCATGGATCTAATAATATACTTATTGATAATGTAAATATGCAAATGGGATCTAAAGGAGGGTTATTTATAAATTCTATTAACTTTACTTTCCAACCAGATTATATTCCCTCACATCATGTTACAATAAAAAATTGTGTTTTTAAAGATAATAGGAGGATGTCAGTAGCCTTAACCGATGGTAATAATATATTATTTGAAAATAATCAATTTATTGACACAGCATTAGATAGACCAAATTCAGATGGAGGAGTTGTAGGTTTTGCAGTTAATATTGAAGCTGTAAGAACAAGGGATGAAATAACAGGTGCTCTTATTTTATATGAAAGAGTATATGATGTTGTATTTAGAGGAAACTCCGAAACAGGAAGTAGAGTGGGAGGATTGAATATTTATACTGGAGAAAATGTTATAGTTGAAAATAATGAATTTGAAAATAAAGTTAATTGGAGTTACGCTTCAAGTGCTAGAATAAGAAATAATACATTTAAAGCATCTACAAAATCTAAAGTTTTTCCTGCTATTAATGCAGGGGGAAGTGGTGATACTGTTTTTGATAATCAAATTTCAGGAAATAATATATCAGGATATGATATTGGGATTTCTGCTTATCATAAAAATGTTAAAATATTTGAGAATAATATTGAAAATTGCTTAACAGGGATTCAATTAAAATCCATAAGTGATTCAGAAATATATAATAATAATATATTTAGCAATGTTCCATCAAGCAGAGGCATTATGATTCACTATACTAATGCAAATAATATAAATATATATAAAAATAAAATATCCACAATTACAGACAATCTGTTTATAGATACATTAAACCAAGAAGTTGGACAAGAAAACTATACGGTTAGCCTTTTCGAAAATGAATGTATTTCTAACGCCTCAGTTACATTAAGTCAAGCAAAGGGTGTTGTTTTTGAAAATAATACATCAAATGGAAAACTTCAATTAACAAACACTAAAGAAATTAAAATAGTAAATAATATTATCAAGTCATTAAATACTCATGGGATTTTGCTAATGGGTGAAAATTTTAATGTACACATAGAAGCAAATTCAATATTTTATCCAGAAAACACTCGTTTTCAATGTATTTACATTGCGAGTACTAATATTATTAATGAGATATTTCAAGATTCTAATTCTTGTAATTAA
- a CDS encoding phenylacetate--CoA ligase family protein, with the protein MKNLKDIIYAKSPHFIQNGIVSIFNILAYKERYSGKYKEYKNRYFNNKDLTLGELITVQSQKYKELIHYTMENSKYYKKTLNTVEIPDSLDRIDELPIMDKETLRKNIDEVYTIKKEDGHTAKTGGTTGKSLEVIYTSSDVQERFAILDNFRSGFGYKLGKKTAWFSGKNLLNSKDIKKNRFWKTDYFYNVRYYSTFHIHSKYLDFYLKNLISYKPEYMVGFPSTMYEIAKYGINNQIIFPSNIIKAIFPTAETITPDIRNVIEGYFKTNIYNQYASSEGAPFILECVNKNLHLELQSGVFEVLNSENKPSRKGRLVVTSFNTHGTPLIRYDIGDQIELQDGCCSCGNNNPLVKEISGRVSDYIFSEEIGKINLGNISNCLKGVQGIVKFQIQQDSIKQLLVLIEKDDNVFSIKDEQTFLKNLRDRVGEKIGVEINYVNQIPVEKSGKFRLVKNNLKK; encoded by the coding sequence ATGAAAAATTTAAAAGATATAATTTACGCAAAGTCCCCGCATTTTATACAAAATGGCATAGTGTCTATTTTTAATATTTTAGCTTATAAAGAAAGATATTCTGGTAAATACAAAGAATACAAAAACCGCTATTTTAACAACAAAGACCTAACATTAGGTGAGTTGATAACTGTACAGTCTCAAAAATATAAGGAACTCATTCATTATACAATGGAAAATTCTAAATATTACAAAAAAACATTAAATACAGTAGAAATTCCAGATAGTTTAGACAGAATTGATGAACTTCCTATAATGGATAAAGAGACATTAAGAAAAAATATTGATGAAGTATATACGATTAAGAAGGAAGATGGACATACAGCTAAAACAGGAGGTACAACTGGAAAGTCTCTTGAGGTAATTTATACGTCGTCTGACGTACAGGAGAGATTTGCAATCTTAGATAATTTCAGAAGTGGCTTTGGTTATAAACTTGGAAAGAAAACGGCTTGGTTTAGTGGAAAAAACCTTTTAAATTCAAAAGACATAAAGAAGAATAGATTTTGGAAAACAGATTATTTTTATAATGTTAGATATTATTCCACATTCCATATTCATAGTAAATATTTAGATTTTTATCTTAAGAACTTAATTTCTTATAAGCCAGAGTATATGGTAGGATTTCCTTCAACCATGTATGAAATTGCAAAATATGGCATTAATAATCAAATAATATTTCCTTCCAATATAATTAAAGCAATTTTCCCTACAGCAGAAACAATAACTCCTGATATTCGTAATGTCATTGAAGGGTATTTTAAGACTAACATTTACAATCAATATGCATCTTCAGAAGGTGCTCCATTTATCTTAGAATGTGTAAATAAAAATTTGCATTTAGAATTGCAAAGTGGCGTATTTGAAGTTCTCAATTCAGAGAACAAACCTAGTAGAAAAGGCAGATTAGTTGTTACTAGTTTTAACACACATGGTACACCTCTCATAAGATATGATATAGGAGATCAGATTGAATTACAAGATGGGTGCTGTTCTTGCGGTAATAACAATCCATTAGTTAAAGAAATTTCAGGTCGTGTTTCTGATTATATTTTTTCAGAAGAAATAGGAAAAATCAATTTAGGAAATATTTCTAATTGTTTAAAAGGCGTACAAGGAATCGTTAAATTTCAAATACAACAAGACTCTATCAAGCAGCTTTTAGTTTTAATTGAAAAAGATGACAATGTTTTTTCAATTAAAGATGAACAAACATTTTTAAAAAATTTAAGAGACCGCGTTGGAGAAAAAATTGGTGTTGAAATAAATTATGTGAATCAAATTCCAGTAGAAAAAAGTGGAAAGTTTAGATTAGTTAAAAATAATTTAAAAAAATAA